One genomic segment of Flagellimonas marinaquae includes these proteins:
- a CDS encoding S9 family peptidase yields MNKKYFLFLFLLGAFTFSTAQKKKITLEEIWGGEFRTEYMDVLRSMNNGTQYTILNTTRSPRASSLDKYDYKTLEKVETIVASSDAVPYFSSYSFSDDESQVLLATEVEPIFRRSRLGIYYVYDIATKNLVKISETKIQEPTLSPDGSKVAYVLDNNLYVMDLADRTTKQVTSDGSKGTIINGVTDWVYEEEFAFVRAFEWNSNGTKIAFLRFDETEVPHFSMDVYGKDLYPSQHEFKYPKAGEKNSIVSLHMYDVVSGKISNVNLNDPYYIPRIKWMNHPDHLSVQTLNRHQNDLKMYAVNAKDNSFSVLLEETDAAYVDIDDDLTFLDDDSFIWTSETDGYNHLYLYGRNGKLKNQITQGPWEVTRYYGYDEDNDRIFYQSVENGSINRGVYSISTNGKRKKELSVEEGTNSAAFSSDYTYYINTYSSATTPYRFTLHNASNGKLVKAIKDNSALQNKLEGYEISPKEFSTININGNDLNMYMIKPADFDPNKKYPLFMFQYSGPGSQQVANQWMGSNDYWHQHLASLGYIVACVDGRGTGLKGRDFKKVTQKELGKFEVEDQIAAAQKLSERSCIDADRTGIWGWSYGGFMSTNALLKGNDTFEMAIAVAPVTSWRFYDTIYTERYMQTPQENPTGYDDNSPFNYPELLKGKYLLVHGSGDDNVHVQNTMRMIEALVQANKQFDWAIYPDKNHGIYGGYTRLHLYTKMTNFVKENL; encoded by the coding sequence ATGAACAAAAAATATTTTCTATTCCTATTCCTTTTGGGAGCATTTACATTTTCTACTGCACAAAAGAAAAAAATAACCCTTGAAGAAATTTGGGGCGGGGAATTCAGGACAGAATACATGGATGTTTTACGATCCATGAACAACGGTACTCAATATACCATATTAAACACAACCCGCTCTCCGCGCGCCAGTAGTTTGGATAAGTACGACTACAAGACATTGGAAAAAGTGGAAACAATAGTGGCATCATCCGATGCTGTTCCCTATTTTTCATCATATTCTTTCAGTGACGATGAATCACAAGTGCTTTTGGCCACAGAAGTGGAACCCATTTTTAGGCGTTCCCGGCTCGGAATTTACTATGTGTACGATATTGCCACCAAAAATCTGGTAAAGATTTCCGAGACCAAAATTCAAGAACCTACACTTTCGCCGGACGGTAGTAAAGTGGCCTATGTCCTGGACAATAATTTATATGTGATGGATTTGGCCGATCGGACTACTAAACAGGTTACTTCTGATGGAAGTAAAGGAACCATCATAAATGGGGTGACGGATTGGGTGTACGAAGAAGAATTTGCATTTGTCCGTGCTTTTGAGTGGAACAGCAACGGAACTAAAATCGCATTTTTAAGATTTGATGAAACCGAGGTTCCCCATTTTTCCATGGATGTTTACGGTAAGGACCTGTACCCTTCTCAGCATGAATTTAAATATCCAAAGGCAGGAGAGAAAAACTCTATCGTGTCATTGCACATGTACGATGTGGTTTCTGGGAAAATATCGAACGTTAATTTGAACGATCCATATTATATCCCAAGAATCAAATGGATGAACCACCCAGATCATTTGAGCGTTCAAACATTGAACAGGCATCAAAACGACCTAAAAATGTATGCCGTAAATGCAAAGGATAATTCATTCTCTGTTTTATTGGAGGAAACCGATGCTGCCTATGTGGACATTGATGATGACCTTACTTTTTTGGACGATGACAGTTTTATCTGGACAAGCGAAACCGATGGCTATAACCATTTGTACCTGTACGGAAGAAACGGAAAGTTGAAAAATCAGATTACGCAAGGTCCTTGGGAAGTAACAAGGTACTATGGCTACGATGAGGATAACGATCGTATTTTTTATCAGTCCGTGGAAAACGGCTCCATCAATAGGGGCGTTTACAGTATTTCGACCAATGGGAAGCGCAAAAAAGAATTATCCGTGGAAGAGGGAACAAATTCAGCAGCCTTCAGTAGCGATTATACCTATTATATAAATACATATTCCAGTGCAACAACTCCTTATAGGTTTACCTTGCACAACGCATCCAATGGGAAACTGGTAAAAGCAATCAAGGATAATTCAGCTTTGCAGAACAAACTGGAAGGCTATGAGATTTCACCTAAGGAATTTTCCACCATCAATATAAATGGGAACGATCTTAATATGTACATGATCAAACCGGCAGATTTCGATCCCAATAAAAAATATCCATTGTTCATGTTCCAATACAGTGGCCCAGGTTCGCAGCAAGTGGCCAACCAATGGATGGGCAGCAACGATTATTGGCACCAGCACTTGGCATCTCTAGGATATATCGTAGCCTGTGTAGATGGTAGGGGAACAGGTTTAAAAGGGCGCGATTTTAAAAAGGTGACCCAAAAAGAATTGGGCAAATTCGAAGTTGAAGATCAAATTGCAGCGGCTCAAAAATTGAGCGAGCGGTCTTGTATTGATGCGGACAGAACCGGTATTTGGGGCTGGAGCTATGGAGGATTTATGTCCACCAATGCCTTGCTGAAAGGTAACGACACCTTTGAAATGGCCATTGCTGTGGCGCCAGTAACCTCTTGGCGTTTTTACGATACCATTTATACAGAACGATACATGCAGACTCCCCAGGAAAACCCAACGGGGTATGACGATAACTCTCCTTTTAACTACCCTGAATTGTTGAAAGGCAAGTATTTGTTGGTTCACGGATCTGGAGACGATAACGTACATGTGCAGAACACTATGCGTATGATAGAGGCATTGGTACAGGCCAATAAACAATTCGATTGGGCTATTTACCCAGATAAGAACCATGGTATTTATGGAGGATATACCAGATTGCACCTATATACCAAAATGACCAATTTTGTTAAAGAAAATCTTTAA
- a CDS encoding helix-turn-helix domain-containing protein: MESGSQVLIVYALFVTFLLKSLLIYLYLKYPNRFYEQASPVFTITDENIKYEKTGLSETFSQELKEKLESVMIDQKLYLNHGLRLGDLAELLNISRHHASQVINENFKQSFYEFVNTYRIEEAKRLLCAHSKNPSICVSDIAYQCGFNNRVSFYKAFKKVTKLTPKEYIQEHQD, translated from the coding sequence TTGGAAAGTGGGTCACAAGTACTTATAGTGTATGCCCTTTTTGTTACCTTTTTACTCAAGAGCCTACTTATTTACCTGTACCTTAAGTATCCTAATAGATTTTACGAACAAGCTTCCCCTGTTTTTACGATAACCGATGAAAATATCAAATATGAAAAGACAGGGCTTTCCGAAACATTTTCTCAAGAATTAAAAGAGAAGCTGGAAAGTGTCATGATCGATCAAAAACTCTACTTAAACCATGGATTAAGATTGGGGGATTTGGCCGAATTGTTAAACATTTCCAGGCATCACGCCTCACAAGTAATCAATGAAAACTTCAAACAGAGTTTTTACGAATTTGTAAACACTTACAGAATAGAGGAAGCCAAACGTCTATTATGTGCTCATTCAAAAAATCCATCAATCTGCGTTTCGGACATTGCCTATCAATGTGGCTTTAACAATCGGGTTTCTTTTTACAAAGCTTTTAAAAAGGTTACCAAGCTTACTCCAAAGGAGTATATACAGGAACATCAGGACTAA
- a CDS encoding hydroxymethylglutaryl-CoA reductase, degradative: MKTPVEGFSKLSKTQKIDWIATNCTQDPKAAKQLLEQYWNTDPRVQKLHDEFIENTISNYYLPFAIAPNFKINGEFLAIPMAIEESSVVAAASKAAKFWMDRGGFKAEIIGTEKVGQVHFIFKGEKRRLKEFFIAAKPELLKSVASITQNMEKRGGGINDIELRDLSDKIQGYYQLHCTFETLDAMGANFINSCLEQFAKTLKELALSFDEFSNHEKNIEVIMGILSNYVPNCLVRAEVSCPVPELDNSDMDAEEFAQKFVQAVNIAKVEPYRAVTHNKGIMNGIDAVVLATGNDFRAVEAGVHAYAAKDGQYSSLTHAKIEDGIFKFWIEVPLALGTVGGLTSLHPLVKLALEILQKPTAKKLMQIVAVAGLAQNFAAVRSLVTTGIQKGHMKMHLLNMLNQLGATEAEKLQLVAYFKERTVTNAAVKEAFENIKAE, from the coding sequence ATGAAAACGCCCGTTGAAGGATTTTCCAAACTATCCAAAACCCAAAAAATTGATTGGATAGCCACCAATTGCACTCAGGACCCAAAAGCTGCCAAACAACTCTTGGAGCAGTACTGGAACACCGATCCAAGAGTACAAAAACTGCACGATGAATTTATAGAGAATACCATTTCCAATTATTATTTGCCGTTTGCCATAGCCCCAAACTTTAAGATAAATGGAGAGTTCCTGGCCATTCCCATGGCCATAGAAGAAAGTTCGGTCGTAGCCGCTGCAAGCAAGGCTGCCAAATTTTGGATGGATCGTGGCGGTTTTAAAGCAGAGATTATTGGCACCGAAAAAGTAGGTCAGGTCCATTTTATATTTAAGGGCGAAAAAAGAAGACTCAAAGAATTTTTTATTGCTGCAAAACCTGAACTTTTAAAAAGTGTTGCTTCCATTACCCAAAATATGGAAAAGCGCGGTGGAGGCATCAACGATATTGAATTACGTGACCTAAGCGATAAAATTCAAGGGTACTATCAGCTCCATTGTACATTTGAGACTTTGGATGCCATGGGTGCAAACTTCATCAACTCCTGTTTGGAACAATTTGCCAAAACACTCAAGGAATTGGCCCTTTCTTTTGATGAATTTTCGAACCACGAAAAAAACATTGAAGTAATAATGGGCATTTTATCCAATTACGTTCCCAATTGTTTGGTAAGGGCAGAGGTAAGTTGTCCGGTTCCAGAACTGGACAATTCGGACATGGACGCCGAAGAGTTTGCGCAAAAATTTGTTCAAGCGGTAAATATCGCGAAAGTGGAGCCCTACCGGGCCGTGACTCATAACAAAGGGATCATGAACGGGATTGATGCCGTGGTGCTCGCTACAGGAAACGATTTTAGGGCAGTGGAAGCAGGCGTACATGCCTATGCTGCAAAAGATGGGCAATACTCTAGCCTCACCCATGCCAAAATTGAAGATGGGATTTTTAAGTTCTGGATAGAAGTACCCTTGGCCCTTGGCACAGTAGGCGGCTTGACCTCTTTGCATCCTTTGGTGAAGCTTGCCTTGGAAATACTTCAAAAACCAACAGCCAAGAAATTGATGCAAATTGTTGCGGTAGCAGGATTGGCACAGAATTTTGCCGCGGTTCGCAGCTTGGTCACTACAGGTATTCAAAAGGGACATATGAAAATGCACTTATTGAACATGTTGAACCAATTAGGTGCAACGGAAGCGGAAAAACTACAATTGGTCGCTTATTTTAAAGAGCGGACCGTTACCAATGCCGCGGTCAAAGAGGCTTTTGAAAATATTAAAGCTGAGTAA
- a CDS encoding GYDIA family GHMP kinase, which produces MEKEFYSNGKLLLSGEYAILDGALGLAIPTSYGQSLQVTPNTSGFLDWTSLDLNKNVWFSAQLDLTNLNVVATSDKSMANTLKTLLLEANAQNPLLLTDSEGFKIETHLTFPRNWGLGTSSTLINNLAQWARVDAYQLLWNAFGGSGYDIACAQTNSPLVYQLKNNKPKVESIAFDPYFKESLYFVHLNQKQSSKKAIANYREQQFDTSELVKKITDLTRAMIGATTLSDFELSMDRHETVLSAILKMTPVKERLFPDYYGTIKSLGAWGGDFILATGDEKSISYFKSKGYNTVIPYSKMVL; this is translated from the coding sequence ATGGAAAAGGAGTTTTACAGTAATGGAAAGTTATTGCTCTCGGGCGAGTATGCCATTTTGGATGGAGCATTGGGACTGGCCATTCCCACCAGTTATGGGCAATCGTTGCAGGTAACTCCGAACACCAGTGGTTTTTTGGATTGGACCAGCTTGGACTTGAACAAGAATGTTTGGTTCTCGGCCCAACTCGACCTTACCAATTTAAATGTAGTTGCCACATCGGACAAATCCATGGCCAATACGTTAAAAACCCTATTGTTGGAGGCCAATGCACAAAATCCGTTGTTGTTAACAGACAGTGAGGGTTTTAAAATTGAAACACACCTTACTTTTCCAAGGAACTGGGGGCTTGGAACCTCGTCTACCCTGATAAACAATTTGGCACAATGGGCGCGGGTAGATGCCTACCAACTATTATGGAACGCATTTGGCGGCAGTGGTTACGATATTGCCTGTGCACAAACCAATTCACCCTTGGTGTACCAATTAAAAAACAATAAACCCAAGGTAGAAAGCATCGCCTTTGACCCGTATTTTAAAGAATCCCTATATTTTGTACATCTAAATCAAAAGCAAAGCAGCAAAAAGGCAATTGCCAATTATAGGGAGCAACAGTTCGACACTTCCGAGCTGGTTAAAAAGATAACCGACCTCACCCGAGCTATGATAGGAGCAACAACCTTGTCGGATTTTGAGTTGTCTATGGATAGGCACGAAACCGTACTTTCAGCAATATTGAAGATGACTCCTGTAAAAGAGCGTCTTTTCCCTGATTATTACGGAACAATAAAAAGTCTAGGCGCCTGGGGCGGTGATTTTATCTTGGCTACTGGTGACGAAAAATCCATTTCCTATTTTAAATCGAAGGGGTACAACACTGTGATCCCATATTCCAAAATGGTCCTTTAA
- a CDS encoding SusC/RagA family TonB-linked outer membrane protein encodes MKAKNFGMLLVFLICLCTKTLAQEKNVSGTVTDQNGLPLPGVSIMVVGTTNGTQTDFDGNYSITANTGQTLRFSYLGQKTVEQTIGASSIINVEMEDDAQALEEVVVTALGIAREKKSLGYATQEVQGDEVSTVKATNFVNSLSGKVAGIDIKSSGTMGGSSNVIIRGYSSINNSNQALFVVDGVPISNINNNASGQSRGTGGYDYGNAAADINPEDIESINVLKGGAATALYGYRASNGVIVITTKKGKRSKGIGVTINSSAMFNKFNPDTFAEYQDEYGAGYYDGFHPGGFYFEDQNNDGVDEPYALADWDGSFGVVPFNENLLVYQWNSFYPQLEDTFGKATPWVAAKNGPESVFETGTTLFNSISLDGGSEKGQFKLGYTKMDQKGIMPNSNVRRDNFDFYASHNLTDRLTAAAKVTYIKTKGRGRFGTGYDSQNFMQTSRQWWQTNVDVQEQRDAYFATRDNITWNTSYINQDLHPIYHDNVYWMRYENYETDLRNRVFGNASLSYKINDWLDVFGRVSLDTYAGNQEERINNHSTSVSKYSIYNENFNEMNYDLMFNFDKDLSDKVNFRGTIGTNIMRQKYSTYLASTNGGINVDRLFALSNSVNAINAPSQYEYSMGVDGYYANASFGFDNLVFVEGSYRYDVSSTLPSENNNYDYYGLSGSFVFSELFDSNVVPFGKLRIGYAKTGNSAQPLTLYNTYDLNTPVGGQASGSLPSTNNNSNLSNESSEEKEIGLEMEFINKRAGFDLSLYDKRSYDLLNNIAVTPAIGYSGQWINTGEMENKGIELALWATPIKSEDFSWNINMSWGKNENKVLSLPQGLPALQLASVQSGLSINAVVGEPYGTLYGSDFVYLDGERVIDENGNYAVTEGQNENLGTFQPDWKGGVKNNFKYKNLSFSFLIDVQQGGKVFSLDTWYGMATGLYPETAGLNELGNPVRNPVTDGADSGGILLDGVQADGTPNTIRARMDYYAHTLGYSKAPHALHVYDASYVKLREVALSYSLPKKLISNTFIKNVTLSATGRNLWIIHKNLPYSDPEAGLSSGNLQGYQSGAYPTTKDYGFSVKLQF; translated from the coding sequence ATGAAAGCTAAAAACTTTGGCATGTTGCTGGTGTTTTTGATATGCTTATGCACAAAAACGTTGGCGCAAGAAAAAAATGTTTCAGGTACGGTAACTGATCAAAATGGGTTACCGCTTCCAGGAGTTTCCATTATGGTCGTTGGAACCACAAATGGAACCCAAACAGATTTTGATGGAAATTATTCCATTACTGCAAATACCGGGCAGACACTTCGCTTTAGTTATCTAGGTCAGAAAACCGTGGAGCAAACCATTGGAGCGTCCTCCATTATCAATGTTGAAATGGAAGATGACGCACAGGCCTTGGAAGAAGTGGTAGTTACTGCCTTGGGTATTGCCAGGGAAAAGAAATCCTTAGGGTATGCTACTCAAGAAGTTCAAGGAGATGAAGTAAGTACTGTTAAAGCTACCAACTTTGTTAACTCCCTTTCTGGTAAAGTAGCTGGTATAGACATTAAGAGCAGTGGTACCATGGGAGGTTCATCAAATGTTATAATTCGGGGATATTCCTCAATTAACAACAGTAATCAAGCCCTTTTTGTGGTAGATGGCGTGCCCATTAGTAATATTAACAACAATGCAAGTGGCCAATCCAGAGGGACGGGTGGTTACGATTATGGAAACGCAGCAGCGGACATTAATCCAGAAGACATTGAATCCATAAATGTATTAAAAGGAGGTGCAGCTACCGCCTTATACGGATATAGAGCCTCCAACGGTGTAATTGTAATTACCACAAAAAAAGGAAAACGCAGCAAAGGCATTGGGGTCACCATAAATTCTTCAGCCATGTTCAATAAGTTCAATCCCGATACTTTTGCTGAATATCAGGATGAGTACGGAGCTGGTTATTATGATGGATTCCATCCCGGAGGATTCTATTTTGAAGATCAAAATAATGACGGGGTAGATGAGCCTTATGCCTTGGCAGATTGGGACGGTTCATTCGGAGTTGTTCCTTTCAACGAAAATCTATTGGTATACCAATGGAATTCATTTTACCCACAACTTGAGGATACTTTTGGCAAAGCCACACCTTGGGTCGCTGCCAAGAATGGTCCTGAATCGGTTTTTGAAACAGGAACGACCTTGTTCAACAGTATATCGTTGGACGGAGGAAGTGAAAAAGGCCAGTTTAAATTAGGGTATACAAAAATGGACCAAAAAGGGATAATGCCCAATAGTAATGTAAGAAGGGACAATTTTGATTTTTATGCTAGTCATAACCTGACAGATAGATTGACCGCAGCAGCCAAAGTAACCTATATCAAAACAAAAGGTAGAGGCAGATTTGGAACTGGGTACGATTCCCAAAACTTTATGCAGACTTCCAGACAATGGTGGCAAACCAATGTCGATGTCCAAGAACAACGCGACGCATATTTTGCAACACGGGACAATATTACATGGAACACCTCCTATATAAATCAGGATCTACATCCTATTTATCACGACAATGTGTATTGGATGCGCTACGAGAACTACGAAACAGACCTAAGAAACAGAGTGTTTGGAAATGCCTCCCTTAGCTATAAAATAAACGACTGGCTAGATGTTTTCGGAAGGGTATCCTTGGACACCTACGCAGGAAATCAAGAAGAGCGAATTAACAACCATAGCACATCTGTCTCTAAATATAGCATATACAACGAAAATTTCAACGAAATGAACTATGATCTTATGTTCAATTTCGACAAAGACCTGAGCGATAAGGTGAATTTTAGAGGAACCATTGGTACTAACATTATGCGCCAAAAATACAGCACTTATTTAGCGTCGACCAATGGGGGTATCAATGTGGACCGACTTTTTGCATTGAGCAATTCCGTAAACGCGATCAACGCGCCAAGTCAATATGAATACTCAATGGGAGTCGATGGTTACTATGCAAACGCCTCATTCGGATTTGACAATCTTGTTTTTGTTGAGGGCTCTTACAGATACGATGTCTCATCCACACTTCCCAGCGAGAACAACAATTACGATTATTATGGGCTCTCCGGTAGTTTTGTTTTTAGTGAATTGTTTGACTCCAATGTTGTACCATTTGGAAAATTAAGGATAGGTTATGCAAAAACAGGTAACTCGGCACAACCCCTAACTTTGTACAATACTTATGATTTAAATACTCCTGTGGGCGGTCAAGCATCAGGTTCTTTGCCTTCTACCAACAATAACTCCAACCTTTCCAACGAAAGCTCAGAAGAAAAAGAAATCGGTCTGGAAATGGAGTTTATAAACAAAAGAGCTGGTTTTGATCTTTCGCTTTACGACAAAAGATCTTATGATCTACTAAACAATATTGCAGTTACTCCGGCAATTGGATATTCAGGACAGTGGATCAATACGGGAGAAATGGAAAATAAAGGTATTGAGCTCGCATTATGGGCTACACCCATAAAATCAGAGGATTTTTCTTGGAATATAAACATGAGTTGGGGGAAAAATGAAAATAAGGTCTTGTCACTACCTCAAGGGCTGCCCGCATTGCAATTGGCTAGCGTTCAGTCCGGTCTTTCCATCAATGCTGTTGTAGGCGAGCCTTATGGTACACTTTATGGGTCCGATTTCGTTTATCTCGATGGAGAGCGTGTAATCGACGAGAATGGCAACTATGCCGTTACAGAAGGACAAAACGAAAATTTAGGTACTTTTCAACCAGACTGGAAAGGAGGAGTTAAGAACAACTTTAAGTACAAAAACCTATCATTCAGCTTTCTAATTGATGTCCAACAAGGAGGCAAAGTTTTCTCTTTGGATACTTGGTACGGTATGGCTACAGGTCTATATCCTGAAACTGCAGGACTCAACGAACTAGGTAATCCGGTAAGGAACCCGGTAACAGATGGTGCAGATAGTGGTGGTATTCTTTTGGATGGTGTACAAGCAGATGGGACACCGAATACGATAAGAGCACGTATGGATTATTATGCCCATACTTTGGGATATTCCAAAGCTCCGCACGCATTACATGTTTACGATGCTAGTTATGTTAAGTTGCGTGAAGTAGCACTATCATATTCATTACCAAAGAAGCTCATATCGAATACATTTATAAAGAACGTAACGCTATCGGCCACAGGAAGAAATTTGTGGATCATTCACAAAAATCTACCCTATAGCGATCCCGAAGCAGGGCTTAGTTCAGGTAATCTACAGGGGTACCAATCTGGTGCTTACCCTACCACCAAAGATTACGGATTTAGTGTAAAATTACAATTTTAA